The following is a genomic window from Thermoanaerobaculia bacterium.
GATGCCGTCGCCTTCGTGCGGGCGATGCAGGACGCCGCCAACGCCCATGACGTCCCGCGAATGGCGGCGTTTTACGTCGAGGACGCCGTCGCGCTCAGCCCCGTCCTCGGGGAATTGAAGGGGCGAAGCGCGGTCGTGGGGAGCTGGGAAGCCCTGTTCACGAGGTTCCCCGACTGCGCGATCGAGATCTCCGACGTCTTCACCGACGGAGAACGCATCGCGTTCCTGGGCACCGTGACGGCGACCGACACGAGCGGCTGGTTCGGTTTCCCTCCGACGGGTTCGCGCATCCGCTACCGCGAGACGCTGCTCTGCACGATCCGGGACGGAAAGATCGCCCGGGAGGACCGCATCTACGAGACGTCCACCGTCGTGGAGCGGCTCGAGAAGGCGCTCCTCGACCGGGAGCTCCAGATCGCCGTCGACGTTCAGAACGCCCTTCTCTCGCGGGTCGCGAGCGCCGGCGCTCACTGGGAGGCGGCAGCCGACTCGATCGCCTGTCGGGCGATCGGCGGAGACTTCTTCGAGATCCTCGAGCTGTCGTCGGGAGGCCTCGCCGTCGCGCTCGGGGACGTCGAAGGGAAGGGAATGCCGGCGGCGCTCGTCGGCGCGATGCTCCACGGGATGTTCGTCGCCAACGCGCAGGCGGCGCTCGGACCCGCCGAGACCCTCCGGTCGATGAGCCGCCAGCTGGCCGCGCGATACAAAGGTCCCCGCGAGCTCGTGACCCGGGAGCGGGGCTCGCGGTTCGCCACCTTCGTCTACGGCGTCCTTTTTCCGGACGGCCGGTTCGTGCATGCGAACGCGGGCCACTATCCTCCGGCCCTTTTCACGCGCGGGGGGGTCGAGCGGCTGGCGGCGAGCGGGCCCGTGCTGGGGGCCTTCGCCCACGCCGCCTACGAGGCGGGCGAAGTGCGCCTCGAAAAGGGCGACACGCTCCTGATGTTCTCCGACGGCGTGACCGAGGCGACGAACGCGGAGGACGAGGAGTTCGGGGAAGAGCGGCTCCTCGGATGCGCCGTGGAGAACCTCGGCCGATCGCCCGCGGAGATCGTCGACCGGATACTGGCCTCCGTTCGCGAGTTCGTCGGGGCCACGCCCCCGACCGACGACATCACCGCCACGGTCACGCGCTTTCGCTGAGAGGGTCGGGTCGTCCGGCCGCGGACGCCGCCCGGCGCGTTTCCGTTGCGGCGCGCGCCGGCGCCGGCGTATCTTTCCCGCATGCGTGCGGAATCGGAGCCGGGATTTCTCGGAGAGCACGTCCTCGAAACCGGGCGCCTGCGGCTCCGGCGTCTCGAATCCGGAGACGCTCCGTTCATCCTCCGGCTCGTCAACGACCCCGACTGGCTCCGGTACATCGGCGATCGCGGGGTGCGGACCGCGGCGGACGCCGAGCATTACATCGCCCACGGGCCCGTCGCGATGTACGCGCGGTACGGGTTCGGCCTCCTCGCCGTCGAGCGCAAGGACGAGCCGGGGCCCATCGGGATCTGCGGCCTGCTCAAGCGGGAGACGCTGCAAGACGTCGACATCGGCTTCGCGTTCCTGCCGGAACATCGCGGGCGAGGCTACGCCTTCGAAGCGGCGGAGGAGACGATCGCGTGGGCGCGCGACGTCCTGCGGCTCCCGCGCGTGATCGCGATCACCGCGCCCGACAACATCCGGTCCCGGGCACTCCTCGAGAAGATCG
Proteins encoded in this region:
- a CDS encoding SpoIIE family protein phosphatase translates to MSRDDAVAFVRAMQDAANAHDVPRMAAFYVEDAVALSPVLGELKGRSAVVGSWEALFTRFPDCAIEISDVFTDGERIAFLGTVTATDTSGWFGFPPTGSRIRYRETLLCTIRDGKIAREDRIYETSTVVERLEKALLDRELQIAVDVQNALLSRVASAGAHWEAAADSIACRAIGGDFFEILELSSGGLAVALGDVEGKGMPAALVGAMLHGMFVANAQAALGPAETLRSMSRQLAARYKGPRELVTRERGSRFATFVYGVLFPDGRFVHANAGHYPPALFTRGGVERLAASGPVLGAFAHAAYEAGEVRLEKGDTLLMFSDGVTEATNAEDEEFGEERLLGCAVENLGRSPAEIVDRILASVREFVGATPPTDDITATVTRFR
- a CDS encoding GNAT family N-acetyltransferase, which translates into the protein MRAESEPGFLGEHVLETGRLRLRRLESGDAPFILRLVNDPDWLRYIGDRGVRTAADAEHYIAHGPVAMYARYGFGLLAVERKDEPGPIGICGLLKRETLQDVDIGFAFLPEHRGRGYAFEAAEETIAWARDVLRLPRVIAITAPDNIRSRALLEKIGLRYERTMVLHPGAETAVFGVTWRDGAESA